In Leptolyngbya sp. SIO1E4, one DNA window encodes the following:
- a CDS encoding sedoheptulose 7-phosphate cyclase, with amino-acid sequence MTKTTSAVKAFIDTYDSEALTYQNLDRAVAAICCSTPFRNLLLSLIESKAFSQELGQEFALMGAIQGLSACRRLRSCLNLSLSSFFGLLAELTTAFDLAVGVEWSTFARKIRQSALGKEKLLNILLHSKEKAFYRELAAHLVETDPHAIYPTSSYRESRGYVVSTPDDQTVEAVMTSSTFTSIKVLENVLDPQQTVLRDMYIAAGRCVCLVDQNVERYYGEQIEHYFRHHGIRLERLVYRAMEVDKGIHTVEQMLGDFKRLGVSRNEPVLIMGGGVLTDTGGLACALYHRNTPYVMLSTSIVAGIDAGPSPRTCCDGFGYKNLFGAYHAPILSITDRTFFKTLREGWLRHGIAEIIKMAVVKNAALFSYLEQAGSQLIDTRFGTLNCQSDAEISLISQKILGAAMRSYVEAEYDNLYETHQCRPHAYGHTWSPGFEIEAGLLHGHAVAIGMGFGAYLSYQNHWITAAELHRILRLISTFGLSLWHDILLNQETLWAAQEKIFQKRGENLVAPLPKGEIGQCGYLNSLTRDELNTAIQHYQRICADYPRQGLGIEPLCSDVGLEDPSTVAHHIPIQPIQTYEEHPKEALSGI; translated from the coding sequence ATGACAAAGACTACCTCGGCGGTCAAGGCTTTTATCGACACCTACGACAGTGAGGCATTGACATACCAGAACTTAGATCGCGCCGTTGCAGCCATTTGTTGCAGTACACCATTTCGCAATCTGCTGCTTTCCTTAATCGAGAGCAAAGCCTTCTCCCAAGAACTGGGACAAGAATTTGCCTTGATGGGCGCGATTCAGGGATTGTCAGCCTGTCGCAGACTTCGAAGTTGCCTCAACCTTTCACTGAGTAGTTTCTTTGGCCTACTTGCCGAACTTACCACCGCTTTCGACCTGGCAGTAGGCGTTGAGTGGTCTACCTTTGCCCGCAAAATCCGTCAGTCCGCGCTGGGTAAAGAAAAACTCCTCAACATTCTTTTGCACAGCAAGGAAAAGGCCTTCTATCGAGAACTCGCAGCTCATCTTGTAGAGACCGATCCCCACGCGATATATCCAACTTCTAGCTATCGCGAAAGCCGTGGCTATGTTGTCAGCACTCCTGATGATCAAACTGTTGAAGCCGTAATGACTTCAAGCACATTCACCTCCATTAAAGTGCTGGAGAACGTGCTAGATCCTCAGCAGACGGTCTTAAGAGACATGTACATCGCCGCTGGTCGCTGTGTTTGTTTGGTGGATCAAAACGTAGAGCGTTATTACGGCGAGCAGATTGAACATTACTTCCGTCATCACGGCATCCGTTTAGAAAGGCTAGTTTATCGGGCCATGGAAGTAGACAAGGGCATTCATACTGTTGAACAAATGCTCGGTGACTTTAAGCGCCTGGGCGTTTCTCGCAATGAACCGGTGCTGATCATGGGGGGCGGGGTTCTCACAGATACTGGTGGCTTGGCCTGCGCACTGTATCATCGCAACACCCCCTACGTCATGCTTTCTACCTCCATTGTGGCCGGGATTGATGCTGGCCCTTCCCCGCGCACCTGCTGCGATGGGTTCGGATACAAGAATCTTTTTGGGGCTTACCATGCTCCCATCCTCTCCATTACCGATCGCACTTTCTTCAAAACCCTGCGGGAAGGCTGGCTACGTCATGGCATCGCAGAAATCATCAAAATGGCTGTGGTCAAAAATGCAGCGTTATTCAGCTATTTAGAACAGGCAGGGTCACAACTCATTGACACCCGCTTTGGCACCCTCAATTGCCAATCCGATGCTGAAATTAGTCTGATCTCGCAGAAAATTCTTGGGGCTGCAATGCGGAGCTATGTAGAGGCCGAATATGACAATCTCTACGAAACTCATCAGTGCCGTCCCCATGCCTACGGCCATACCTGGTCTCCAGGCTTTGAAATCGAAGCCGGACTCTTGCACGGACATGCCGTTGCCATTGGCATGGGTTTTGGAGCCTACTTGAGCTACCAGAATCACTGGATCACGGCTGCAGAACTCCACCGGATCTTGCGTCTTATCAGTACATTTGGGCTCAGCCTTTGGCATGATATCCTCCTCAACCAAGAGACACTCTGGGCAGCTCAGGAGAAAATTTTTCAGAAACGAGGAGAAAATCTGGTAGCTCCCTTGCCCAAGGGAGAAATCGGCCAGTGTGGTTACCTCAACTCACTGACGCGCGATGAACTCAACACAGCCATTCAGCACTATCAGAGGATCTGCGCCGACTATCCCAGACAAGGATTGGGCATTGAACCACTCTGCAGCGATGTGGGTCTAGAAGATCCTTCAACGGTTGCCCATCATATCCCGATTCAACCCATCCAAACCTATGAGGAACACCCGAAAGAAGCGTTGTCAGGCATCTAG